Proteins found in one Zea mays cultivar B73 chromosome 1, Zm-B73-REFERENCE-NAM-5.0, whole genome shotgun sequence genomic segment:
- the LOC100382402 gene encoding Protein HOTHEAD-like precursor: protein MAPGLANWVALVLTVLLGLSCLVVALSEDETLDKLRFVRHAQDAPLVSQYNYIVIGGGTAGCPLAATLSEHSRVLLLERGGLPSRNMSDQQHFTDALADTSPASPAQRFVSEDGVVNARARVLGGGSCLNAGFYTRASTDYVRAAGWDARLVNSSYRWVERALVFRPAVPPWQAALRDALLEAGVTPDNGFTFDHVTGTKIGGTIFDSSGQRHTAADFLRHARPRGLTVFLYATVSRILFRQQEGVPYPVAYGVVFTDPLGVQHRVYLRDGAKNEVILSAGTLGSPQLLMLSGVGPQAHLEAHGVQVLVDQPMVGQGVADNPMNSVFIPSPVPVTLSLVQVVGITRSGSFIEGVSGSEFGIPVSEGARRLARSFGLFSPQTGQLGTLPPKQRTPEALERAAEAMRRLDRRAFRGGFILEKILGPVSSGHVELRSADPRANPAVTFNYFQESEDLQRCVRGIQTIERVIQSRAFANFTYANASTESIFTDSANFPVNLLPRHVNDSRTPEQYCRDTVMTIWHYHGGCQVGAVVDDDYRVFGVQRLRVIDSSTFKYSPGTNPQATVMMLGRYMGVKIQAERWRK, encoded by the exons ATGGCGCCTGGGCTTGCGAACTGGGTCGCGCTGGTTCTGACCGTCCTCCTTGGTCTCTCGTGCCTCGTCGTCGCGCTCTCGGAGGATG AAACACTGGACAAGCTGCGGTTCGTGCGCCACGCACAGGACGCGCCCCTGGTGTCGCAGTACAACTACATCGTGATCGGCGGCGGCACGGCGGGGTGCCCGCTGGCGGCGACGCTGTCGGAGCACTCGCGCGTGCTGCTCCTGGAGCGCGGGGGCCTCCCGTCCCGCAACATGTCCGACCAGCAGCACTTCACGGACGCGCTGGCGGACACGTCCCCGGCGTCGCCCGCGCAGCGGTTCGTGTCCGAGGACGGCGTGGTGAACGCGCGGGCCCGGGTGCTgggcgggggcagctgcctcaacgccGGGTTCTACACGCGGGCCAGCACCGACTACGTGCGCGCCGCCGGCTGGGACGCCCGCCTCGTCAACTCGTCCTACCGCTGGGTGGAGCGCGCGCTCGTGTTCCGCCCCGCCGTGCCCCCGTGGCAGGCCGCGCTCCGCGACGCGCTGCTCGAGGCCGGCGTCACGCCCGACAAcggcttcaccttcgaccacgtcACGGGCACCAAGATCGGGGGCACCATCTTCGACAGCAGCGGCCAGCGCCACACCGCCGCCGACTTCCTCCGCCACGCGCGCCCCAGGGGGCTCACCGTGTTCCTCTACGCTACCGTCTCCAGGATCCTCTTCAGAcagcaag AGGGCGTGCCGTACCCGGTGGCGTACGGTGTGGTGTTCACGGACCCGCTCGGGGTGCAGCACCGGGTGTACCTCCGGGACGGCGCCAAGAACGAGGTGATCCTGTCGGCGGGGACGCTGGGGAGCCCGCAGCTGCTGATGCTGAGCGGCGTCGGCCCGCAGGCGCACCTGGAGGCGCACGGCGTCCAGGTGCTGGTGGACCAGCCCATGGTCGGGCAGGGCGTGGCTGACAAcccgatgaactcggtgttcatcccGTCGCCGGTGCCCGTCACGCTGTCGCTCGTGCAGGTCGTCGGGATCACCCGGTCCGGCAGCTTCATCGAGGGCGTGAGCGGCTCCGAGTTCGGCATCCCCGTCTCCGAGGGCGCCCGTCGCCTGGCTCGCAGCTTCGGCCTCTTCTCTCCGCAGACGGGGCAGCTGGGCACGTTGCCGCCGAAGCAGAGAACCCCAGAGGCCCTGGAGCGCGCGGCGGAGGCGATGCGGCGGCTGGACAGGCGGGCGTTCCGGGGCGGATTCATCCTGGAGAAGATCCTGGGCCCCGTCTCCTCGGGCCACGTCGAGCTGCGGTCCGCCGACCCGCGCGCGAACCCGGCGGTGACGTTCAACTACTTCCAGGAGTCGGAGGACCTGCAGCGGTGCGTGCGCGGCATCCAGACGATCGAGCGCGTGATCCAGTCCCGGGCCTTCGCCAACTTCACCTACGCCAACGCTTCCACGGAGTCCATCTTCACCGACTCCGCCAACTTCCCCGTCAACCTCCTGCCGCGGCACGTCAACGACTCCCGGACGCCCGAGCAGTACTGCAGGGACACCGTCATGACCATCTGGCATTACCACGGCGGGTGCCAGGTCGGCGCCGTCGTGGACGACGATTACCGGGTGTTCGGCGTGCAGCGACTGAGGGTGATCGACAGCTCCACGTTCAAGTACTCCCCCGGCACCAACCCGCAGGCCACCGTCATGATGCTCGGAAGGTATATGGGTGTGAAAATTCAGGCCGAGAGATGGAGGAAATGA
- the LOC100501678 gene encoding Phospholipase D beta 1, which translates to MENGNNGGNPPHYPPYQYPYPQAQAQLYPYGYQYPPAPPSPSPSAAPAGPYLSPSPSFPSYAPAPHPPQQFHSGPLQAYPPPPQYHAYPPPPHPSPYGHGYDPYPSPYFSYPSTNPSPSPSPGLSPSSSFHHQHASAPEPPSPAPSAPSAPSYPIEDVLASMRLSGRHDYASSPSVTPPSTPFLGDGSSHGGGMQLVPYGTAAGGSQHGGGMQVVPYGAAAGGSQHGGSFRASLKVVLLHGSLDIWVHDARHLPNKDMFSKRVGELLGPRITSAVGSKMSSASMTSDPYVTVQVSYATVARTYVIPNCENPVWSQNFMVPVGHEAAEVQFVVKDSDVFGAQIIGVVSIPAEKLLTGDRIQGVFPVLEPNGKPCAPGAVLHLSIQLIPVAQLTMYHHGVIAGPDSHGVPHTYFPLRRGMRVTLYQDAHVPDGCLPDIWLSNGLRYQHGQCWRDIYDAICQARKLIYIVGWSVFHTIHLVRDGTQAPSLGDLLKMKSQEGVRVLLLVWDDPTSRSILGYKMDGFMGTRDEETRRFFKHSSVQVLLCPRSAGKRHSWVKQQETGTIFTHHQKTVIVDADAGNYRRKIVAFVGGLDLCGGRYDTPWHPLFRTLQNEHKEDYYNPNFNTVDARGPREPWHDLHSKIDGPAAYDVLQNFQERWLKAAKRHGIKKLAKSYDDALLTIERIPEIININDAIYFSDNDPETWHVQVFRSIDSNSAKGFPKDPRAATMKNLVCGKNVLIDMSIHTAYVHAIRSAQHYIYIENQYFIGSSFNWDSNKDLGANNLIPIEIALKIANKIKANERFSAYIVVPMWPEGNPTGAATQRILYWQNKTMQMMYETIYRTLKEEGLDDMYEPQDYLNFFCLGNREVADSTSTSNASNTANNPQEQARKNRRFMVYVHSKGMIVDDEYVIIGSANINQRSMEGIRDTEIAMGAYQPQYTWANKLSAPRGQIYGYRMSLWAEHIGSIEEDFNYPESLECMRRVRHLGEENWKQFVADEVTEMRGHLMKYPVSVDRKGKVKPLPGCTTFPDMGGNICGSFVAIQENLTI; encoded by the exons ATGGAGAACGGCAACAACGGCGGCAATCCGCCGCACTACCCGCCGTACCAATACCCGTATCCGCAGGCGCAGGCGCAACTGTATCCTTACGGGTACCAGTACCCGCCTgcgccgccgtcgccgtcgccgtctgccgcgccgGCGGGGCCATACCTCTCTCCGTCTCCATCCTTCCCGAGCtatgcccccgccccgcatccgccGCAGCAGTTTCACTCCGGCCCGCTCCAGGCGTACCCGCCCCCGCCGCAGTACCACGCCTACCCGCCGCCGCCGCATCCATCGCCTTACGGCCACGGGTACGACCCCTACCCATCCCCGTATTTCTCCTACCCGAGCACCAACCCTAGCCCCAGCCCCAGCCCGGGGCTCTCGCCCAGCTCCAGCTTCCACCACCAGCACGCCTCCGCGCCCGAACCCCCGTCGCCCGCGCCCTCCGCACCCTCCGCGCCGTCCTATCCCATCGAGGATGTCCTTGCCAGCATGCGCCTCTCCGGCCGTCACGATTACGCGTCGTCGCCCTCAGTGACCCCGCCCTCGACCCCCTTCTTGGGCGATGGGAGCAGCCACGGCGGCGGGATGCAGCTGGTGCCCTATGGCACGGCCGCCGGAGGGTCGCAGCACGGAGGCGGGATGCAGGTGGTGCCCTATGGTGCGGCCGCGGGAGGGTCGCAGCACGGCGGCAGCTTCAGGGCATCGCTTAAGGTGGTGCTGCTCCACGGCAGCCTCGACATCTGGGTGCACGACGCGCGACACTTGCCTAACAAGGATATGTTCTCCAAGAgggtcggcgagctccttggcccaCGCATCACCAGCGCTGTTGGCAGCAAGATGTCCAGCGCGTCCATGACCAGCGACCCCTATGTCACCGTACAGGTCTCCTATGCCACCGTCGCGCGGACCTATGTCATCCCCAACTGTGAGAATCCAGTCTGGTCGCAGAACTTCATGGTGCCCGTCGGGCATGAGGCTGCCGAAGTCCAGTTTGTTGTCAAGGACAGTGATGTCTTCGGTGCTCAAATCATCGGTGTTGTGTCCATTCCCGCCGAGAAGCTTCTGACAGGGGACAGGATTCAGGGTGTCTTCCCCGTCCTTGAGCCCAATGGCAAGCCTTGTGCTCCTGGAGCTGTACTGCATTTGTCAATACAGTTGATCCCCGTTGCTCAGCTCACAATGTACCACCATGGCGTCATTGCTGGTCCAGACAGTCATGGAGTGCCTCATACTTACTTCCCACTTAGGCGTGGCATGAGAGTGACCCTGTATCAAGACGCCCATGTGCCTGATGGTTGTCTCCCAGACATATGGCTTAGCAATGGGCTGCGCTACCAGCACGGGCAGTGTTGGCGTGACATCTATGATGCCATATGCCAGGCAAGGAAGTTAATTTACATTGTGGGGTGGTCTGTTTTCCACACAATCCACCTCGTGAGAGATGGCACTCAAGCTCCATCACTTGGGGACCTGTTGAAGATGAAGTCACAGGAAGGGGTGCGTGTGTTGCTGCTTGTTTGGGATGATCCTACATCGAGGAGCATTCTTGGATATAAGATG GATGGTTTCATGGGCACAAGAGATGAGGAGACACGCAGATTTTTCAAGCATTCTTCAGTCCAAGTGTTGCTCTGCCCACGATCTGCTGGGAAACGCCACAGCTGGGTGAAACAGCAG GAAACAGGAACCATTTTTACCCATCATCAGAAAACAGTTATTGTGGATGCTGATGCTGGCAACTATAGGAGAAAGATAGTTGCTTTTGTTGGAGGCCTAGATTTATGTGGCGGACGATATGATACACCTTGGCATCCTCTGTTTCGGACTCTTCAGAATGAACACAAAGAGGATTATTACAATCCAAACTTTAAT ACAGTTGATGCTCGTGGTCCAAGGGAACCATGGCATGACTTGCATTCTAAGATCGATGGTCCAGCTGCTTATGATGTTCTACAGAACTTTCAGGAGCGTTGGTTAAAAGCGGCCAAACGACATGGGATTAAAAAgttggcaaaatcctatgacgatGCTCTGCTCACTATTGAAAGAATACCAGAGATTATAAACATAAATGATGCAATATATTTTAGTGACAATGATCCAGAGACATGGCATGTTCAG GTGTTTCGGTCTATTGATTCAAACTCTGCCAAGGGATTTCCAAAGGATCCACGAGCAGCAACCATGAAG AATCTTGTTTGTGGAAAGAACGTACTTATTGACATGAGCATACATACGGCTTATGTCCATGCTATCCGGTCAGCCCAACATTATATTTATATTGAGAATCAGTACTTCATTGGTTCTTCATTTAATTGGGATTCAAACAAGGACTTAG GGGCTAACAATTTAATTCCAATTGAAATTGCTCTCAAAATTGCAAATAAGATTAAGGCAAATGAAAGGTTTTCTGCATACATAGTGGTACCTATGTGGCCTGAGGGTAATCCAACTGGGGCTGCAACACAACGAATTCTTTACTGGCAG AATAAAACCATGCAAATGATGTACGAGACAATATACAGGACCTTGAAAGAAGAAGGCCTGGATGATATGTATGAGCCTCAGGATTATTTAAACTTCTTCTGTCTTGGCAACCGTGAAGTTGCTGACAGCACTAGCACTTCAAACGCTTCGAATACAGCAAATAATCCTCAG GAACAAGCTAGGAAAAATAGGAGATTCATGGTCTATGTACATTCAAAAGGCATGATTGTGGATGATGAGTATGTTATCATTGGATCAGCTAATATTAACCAGAGATCCATGGAAGGAATAAGAGACACTGAGATTGCGATGGGAGCGTATCAGCCACAATATACATGGGCTAATAAGCTTTCTGCCCCACGTGGACAG ATTTATGGCTACAGAATGTCCTTATGGGCTGAGCATATTGGAAGCATTGAGGAAGACTTCAACTATCCGGAGAGCCTGGAGTGCATGAGGCGTGTACGTCATCTTGGGGAAGAGAACTGGAAGCAGTTTGTTGCCGATGAGGTGACGGAGATGAGAGGCCACCTCATGAAGTATCCAGTAAGCGTTGACCGTAAAGGCAAGGTGAAACCGCTACCCGGATGCACAACATTCCCAGATATGGGTGGGAACATCTGTGGCTCGTTTGTGGCCATCCAGGAAAACCTCACAATATAA